The following are from one region of the Chionomys nivalis chromosome 16, mChiNiv1.1, whole genome shotgun sequence genome:
- the Manea gene encoding glycoprotein endo-alpha-1,2-mannosidase isoform X2, with amino-acid sequence MHKNVKYIIDKYGNHPAFYRYKTSTGQSLPMFYVYDSYITKPKMWANLLTPSGSQSVRGTPYDGLFIALLVEEKHKYDILQSGFDGIYTYFATNGFTYGSSHQNWANLKSFCDENNLMFIPSVGPGYIDTNIRPWNSQNTRNRINGKYYEVGLSTALQTHPSLISITSFNEWHEGTQIENAVPKRTTNTVYLDYRPHKPSYYLELTRKWSEKYSRERMTYALDQQLPAS; translated from the exons ATGCATAAAAATGTCAAGTATATTATAGACAA ATATGGAAATCATCCAGCCTTTTATAGGTACAAGACAAGTACGGGGCAATCTCTGCCTATGTTTTATGTCTATGATTCCTATATAACAAAGCCTAAAATGTGGGCCAATCTGTTAACACCTTCAGGATCTCAGAGTGTCCGTGGTACTCCTTATGATGGATTGTTTATTGCACTTCTCGTGGAAGAAAAGCATAAATATGATATTCTTCAAAGTGGTTTTGATGGAATTTACACATATTTTGCCACCAATGGCTTCACGTATGGCTCATCACATCAGAACTGGGCTAACTTGAAGTCATTTTGTGATGAGAACAACTTGATGTTTATCCCAAGTGTAGGCCCAGGATACATCGATACAAACATTCGTCCATGGAACTCTCAGAACACTAGGAACCGCATCAATGGGAAGTATTATGAAGTCGGTCTAAGCACTGCACTCCAGACCCACCCCAGTTTAATCTCCATCACCTCTTTCAATGAGTGGCATGAAGGAACTCAGATTGAAAATGCTGTCCCCAAGAGAACCACTAACACAGTATACCTGGATTACCGACCTCATAAGCCAAGTTATTATCTAGAACTAACCCGAAAATGGTCAGAAAAATACAGTAGGGAAAGAATGACATACGCATTAGATCAACAGTTGCCTGCTTCGTAA